The stretch of DNA AGAATCGGTACACCTTAGTGCCAGCCATTAGTTACTTTGTATAGTGTATTTGATGAATgcaagatttaagagaagagcAATGTTAATTTGGATTCTTCTTCATAGAAGTAAAATGCCAAAGCAAAAGGTTTTaacaaaaaagagagaaaggcaAATAGGtctgtaattttttaattcaaagaaACATAAGttattaattgattaaaaatataaaaacgtatttgactttttaaaatatgagaTATTTAAGTCCTTTCGTCTAAAATATATAAGGACAAATCGGTCCCCCGGAAGAACTTAGATGTCACAcgttttaaaaaatgaaaaatatttttgtatttttaattagtcgATGACTTATTTGTCTTCAGAAATCTATTTGGCGTTTACTCTAACATAAATTAAGAAGTTTTTTGTTGCTCATggattcatatttatttttaaagcacacatttttaaatttcttgtaatATGTTGGAAATATAATGGACATAAAAATTTTCGTTGCTCATCCAGATTCAAATTGTTGCAAAGAATGCTGGTATGCATCCTAATGAATGGGTGGAAAATGCTGATCGTTTGGTTGCTggatttttagagatgtttgaAGAAGGTTTTCATAAGATGGTAAGCTAATTTGTTAACATCATATATAactagtataattttttttcctttcttattcTTTGATATTTCTTGTTAATATATCAGGGGACAGTGATCATAGATCAAATTCAAGAAAGGTTAAGAGGTCCACAATCAGCTGCATTTCATTTAGAAAGTGGAGAGGGTGATAAAGATGATGATAAGGAAGAgtattatgatgatgatgaagatgatagTGATGAAGAATATTTTGAAGAGTATTTTGGTGATGAAGAACTCAATCCCCATATTATTGAAAAGGATGAGAAGAAAACATAGTCACACATTAACAAATAAAGTTGTTAATTTGTGGTTCTTGGCAGTATGTGCATATCAAACtgattttatttgttgtttatAAAATTCTATAGTTTATCTTGGATCATGGTAGGGTCATAGAAGTGGCCTGGCTACCCATTTCACAAGTTTGGTCAAACTTTTGAGCACATACATGTTAATATACATGAAAATAGTGTATATGGTTGACTATAGAACTTAAAAATCttgtttaatttttcatgtttagctTCATGTAAAAGATTATGAGATGGGGTAAATATTCACATCGTCTCCCTGGCCTTTTTTCCCCTAATTTTCAATCTTCAAACCATTATTCTCTTTTTACTATCACATCCAAATCCATAAAAATGTCAAGGGCAAATACTCACATAAAAAGTGAACATATATGTTAGACACAATACTATATGTTAGACACAATATTAAAATgtattaaacattatttattaatttttttaaataagttagaCACAATACTAAAGACACTATATGTATATTAGTATATTTGGTAATAGAGTTACatgttagtatattttagtagtataagtagattttatttaaaaaaaaaaactaaaaaagtgATGAATCCACAACTGATTCTTTGGTTTTACTTTTCTTCTGTATACATCAAGTTTCAATCTGACAATTTAGTAAGACATTTTGTATTCTTTTTTAACATTtactacaatatttttttatctatgatcacaatttaaaaatatgatcaTAGATTCGAATTtagatcttttaaattttaaattttcacttTAGAAGATAATGTGTGATATCTCacatttgaataattttttttcatatttttttatcttacttatgaaataaatgatgagaaatcacactttattctctaaaataaaatttaaaatttagagaattcaaATCCTCATAAATCATAGCTAATAAAAATCATAATCATAGATGATTACTCTTTTTGACTTTAGGTCATAATTTTCTACCCGTGACCtattttttggtgactatattatgatattttttttatctatggtcatgattattattgttatcaaTCGATTCAATCTGTAATTTACTGATTGAACCAATAATCCGACGATCTACTAATCTGATCGGTTCGATTATTAATTCAGTTATGATAACTATGTTTTAGGTTTCGGTTTAATCATAACTTATTTTATAGTCATAGTGGATAACTTATTCTATAATCACGCTATTTTAAAAGTGTGATCATTGATCATTGAAGACGATTATACAGTTCAAATTTTATTCTGAAATCCAAAATAGTGCAATTGAAACTTAGGAGTGGAATTAGTGTACAATCCCAATCTTGGGGATTTAGTCAGATTATCCTCCAAAGCTTGTCTCTAGTTTGACCTAAACTTTGAGCTGTTTCTTTCGGTGCCACTATGTCTGAAAACTGAATGAACTACTTCTACAAGATGTCATTGAAGAGTATAGTAACCTCTCCCCTTTCAGGGATCGCTCTTTTGGTTCTTCTCGCTGCTCTCCTTCTCACATTCTCCCCCAAATTCTACACTCCCCAGGTTTGGATTCTGGATTTCCGAGATTTCTATCCGTGCTTGTTCAATTTTGACTCTTCATTTTTTGTCTGGTAGAGGTTGTTCAGTGCTGAAGAACTTGCTTTATTCAACGGAACTGACGAACGGTTGCCAATCCTTCTAGGAATTCTCGGGTATTACTCTCTGTTTTCTATCTCATAGTTCTAAAAAATTAGGGTTTCTTTGACTGGCGTTGTCACTCGTAATTTATTGAAGTAGTGAGCTACCTATATGTTTTGCACCGTGTTGAGTCTGCTCGTGAATTCGTGATTAGATTGCTTactcttatatttattattatgtttttttttcttttgttggaaATAGATCTGTGTTTGATGTAACCAAAGGAAAATCTCATTATGGTGCAGGAGGGGGATACAATCATTTTGCTGGAAGGCATGTTTCTTTGTTGATCTTAGAATTGTATGAAATATTTCATTTGGGGGTGTGTTTTTGTGAGACTCGGTTTGAATTTTGGAGAGAAAGAAAACGGTTTGAAGAGTCAAATGGATTCACAACCACATTCTTTTAAACTCCTCCTCTTTTCTCCCTTTCCCTCTTGCTCTAACTAGAGTCTCATAAACACATCCCCAATTTCTCGATTACTCATATTGACAGTGTTTTCTTTTCAACTTGATTAAAACAGGGATGCTTCTCGTGCATTTGTATCTGGAAACTTCACAGGTAGTAGAGTTATGTGTGTTGTTGTTTTCTAATGATTAAATAATGCATTGTCAAAATTGCATTGTTATTCCTTTTTTGTTTGTGGCAATGGCAAGGAATTCTTTACTTCTGGAGCTCTTTTATGCTTTTTTCCTCCTTCATTAtgttttctattcttttaatcCTAATGTTTAGGCTAAATGTTTCTGTTGTTGTGTCATAAGATTGGCTGCGTAAGTTTTAGACTGATTCACACACCATTTACTTATTGTTTTGTTCTGAGAAATTGAATAACTAGAAGTTGGTGAGTATTAAAGATGGTGTACGTATTGATAAGGCTTTTATTAGTCTGGTTTGTATGATTGTATTAGACATGTAGGTGGAATGTCTTTTCAGACACCAATGGTAACTTCGCAATTACATATTGAAAGACATTTAATCTTTCACTTTAAATAATCTTTTGCTTGGGAAGTCCATTCTGAGATATTGGTCATAATTATTTTGTCCATGCAAAGTCGTATGTGATCAAGTAGTATTACAATTTTTTTCCTTGTGGAAACATGTTAGAAAGATTTGAGTGGTATTAGAGTGGGGTTAACACTTGTTTCACCTCAAAGATTTTGCAAAGTTACTATCTAATATTTACATATTAAACTAGAAAATTCTTTTCCTGCAAGAAAACTGGTGACATTGACACAACCAAATATTATGTAAGCTGCATGTAGGGTGATAAAACTTATTTCAAATGTTAGGGgtaaaattgaatcaaattaaaCGTTAGGgcatttttgaaatttttagaaaacttcgcAACAAAAGATATGCTCTccccaaaaataaaattttccaaATTATCCAAACCGAAATAACTTTTCTTGATCAAACATTCTGTTTTAGTTTCTGTGTTATATTTAGTTGTGATTTTGCAATATTTGATACAGCCTTATTGGTTCAAGATGTTGATGATCTACTATTTTCCAATATATATTGTAGAAAGAGTCTTTCGAAGATCTCTCATGTTCATATTGTCTTAAATTGCACTTACGTATtctgataataaaataaaagatactaGATAACTAAACAGAATCAGTTTTGTTCTTGAACACTTtggttttcttctttctctatttttaatcATCAGATTTTACATTTGTTTGCTTAACCATGGACTTTCTTTATACTTTCGTTTTAGGAAACTTTTGGTAAGTAAAATAATGTTCTTTTGCTTATGAGTTGCGATTCTATCttgtattaatttatatttcaacaACCTTGAAGGTCATCTAATTCTGTTTTCAATAATAATGAGAATTTTATTAAAGAGAAACAATAAATAAGTGAGTAGAAGAAGGAAAGGAATGCTTGAAAATTGAAAGGGAATTAAATGAAGAGTGAACCCTCAAATTACTCCTTCAAAGATATATATGCATCAGCTTATTCCTTCAAATATTTTGAGACATTACTTTGGTCCCTTATAAGTGCCTCTAAGGTGTAACTAGACATGAATTTGTCCTTAAATTGATGCCTTTTCTTTATCATGAAAGtcttaactaatttaaaaaatattctttgaaGGATTGCTATGGTTGTGTTGCACCAAATCTCTTCCTCCAGTGCTGCTtctgggaaaaaaaaaaaacaaagaaaagaggGGCTGGGGGTTATTTGATAGTTTTTAAATGTCTTTTAATTCTATTCTTTATCTTCCTTTTTGTTGGTCATGCAGGAGATGGACTAACTGATTCATTGCGTGGTCTCTCAAGCACTGAGGtagtttcttttgttctttaacTTTATTCACTTAGAGATTAAAAGAATTTTCCGTGTGCATTTGATTTTAGAATATTTCTCTAGTTCCTAGTATATTTAACTTGAATCATAGAAAGAATTGCTGATATTTTAACTTCTACTTTTATTTCAATCTCAAATTTATATCTTTTGGCTTAGTTAGAACACCTGGAGCTTAGCAACTCTCATATAGAAAGTGTGCCTAGGATATTGGAGAAATATAGTAGGACAAAAGTATGGTTCTAATATAATGGAAGGCGCAGATGTTTGTAACAACTGGTATCAAGTGAAGGtaaaattatagtaaaataattgCTGAAACTGCAGGATATGAAGTACAACCAGAGTGGTTTTACCCTCCTTCATGTATTAGTacaaaataaagaagagaagaaagagtaaTAGTGCCAGCGTTTTGAGAGGCTTGATTCTCTCCCCCAGTGTGAGTCTAAGTCCCAGTAATTTTGATTGTTCCTGTCCGCATCCTCCCACATCTTATATACCCCCACCCCACCACCTCTAACAAGTTATGAGTGTCACACACCCTCCCCTGGAACGTATACAATTCCCTctgtccctttttctttttcttttttttttttaaataaaagaggaATTTCATTAAGACGAGAGAAACAATTCGGGATTTGACAACTATGGTCAATATGATTTGCTGCTTTTCTGTTCCCAATCTGTTTCTTGTACTAGAAGAATTCTCAATTCCACAAAGATTTTGCTTCTTTCCTACTTCGGTACCAAACAAACCTAGTTAGTGGGAACCCAACATCCATCAGAGATACTAAACAAATTGTTCCATAAAATCACAGGGACAATGCAAAAATAGATGTGAAATTTGATTCTTATTTACCCCACACATCAAGGGAGATAGTCCTATGTGGCCTTCGAACCCACAACATGTAATTGGCATTAATTCTATTAAGCACAACTATCCatataaaagatttgatttagaGGGAGGGAGCTTTGGACTTCCAAGTTCCAAGTTGGGTAGTCTACATGGAAACAGATTGTATTTAAGATTTGTGTTAGAAATGGAAAAAAGgatttacaattgaaactaccATGGGAGTCAAGAGACCATATCCTTATGGGTTAGAAGAGAAAGGAAAATCATCAAGGAGACCTAAGTGTATCAAAAGGGCAGCAGATTCCCTGTCATTTAGATTATGATTTCCTTGCATATACAATGCATTGAGGTCTCACCTTACCTGGGTAACTCCTATAGTACGATTTACATCAGGATTTACTTTAGTGTTACAGGGTGTAACATAGTTGAACTCCATAAGTACACTTTGTGTTTTCATGAGCATGAGTTTTCTAATTTTCCAATTTAAGAGGGTATATAGATTTGAACATGTGTTATTTTTTACCTTAGCTTGCTTCTTAAAAATCCTGGACCTCCAACTTTTAACCTTCTTAGGCCTCAAAATTGAAACACCTCCAACTTTTAATCTTCTTAGGCCTCTCAAGACTGAAACATTTTCAGTTGGGCTACTCATATGATGTATCAAATTGTCAAGATTGCTGATGAAAATTAGTTTCAATAGAAATCTAGTGATTTAAATAGTTGATAAGTCTCTTGGTTGCATATCGTATTCTAAGCATCTACATcaatcttcttgttcttttcttcttgtttcatactcttgtttaatttaaaaCTTTCCTGATTTATTTGAATTTGTCATATGTAAATGTAATATCAAGGACTCATGTATTAAACTGTGGATGGCAGGTAAAGAGCGTTGTTGAATGGAGGGATTTCTACTTCAAAACTTATAAGTGAGTTTTCATTCTACAAAACCTAGTCTCTTAATCAGAAAGAAGTTACTCATAAAATAATACTGTATTATGTTAGGGACTTGGGCATTATGAGGGGCTCAAAGTCCCACATCCGGGTAGTATGGGATgcttgattttctatttaaggAGAGTGGTTCTTCCCCCTTAACAGCTAGCTTTTAAGGTGTAGTTTTCCACTTTCCTTAGATACCTAACAATGGTATCAAAGTCTTGGTTGTCGGCACCATGGAAAGGGCTATCTGTAGGCTGGATTAATGTGAATATCGAATATTGATAGTCGATAGCAAAGTGGCTACCACTTGATCAGTGTCGATAGAGTGAAGCTGCCATGGATGTTAGCTCTCCAAGGTTGGTGTATTGTTATGGACATGGGTATTATGGCGTGCCCAAAGTCCTACATCGGATAGTGTGGGATGCTTGACGTTGTATTTAAGGAGATTGGTTCTTCCCACTTAACAACTAGCTTTTAAGGTGTGATTTCCCACTTTCCTTAGATACTTAACATATTACAAGTTATACTTTGTGTAATATAGATTGGGATTTAACCTTCGGATTTCTTAATTCACATccatccttttattttattttatttgtggaAATCTGTTTTTTATGCATGTGAATGGTCAATCTTAGTCTATAGGTATTAGGCTTCTTCATTTTTGGCAGTCCCCTTTTGGTTTTATTTGATTCTACCAAGTTTTCTGCCAATgcaacaaagaaaatttaaatcttgAAAACTTAAGAGTTGATTTTCTGTAAGTCCTTTGATTTCCAAATCTCGTAAATCATCTGAAGTTcctgctctctctctctcaagatGCCACTCAAGCCACATCTTTAGTTTGTCTATTAAGGCACAGTGGATTAATATCAGATGATTTGTTTCATACAATTTCATAGTCCTACCAATGTGCTGTTGCTGCAGGCTTGTATGGCCTCTGTTATGGTAATCAGTGTTTCATGGGCCGTTCTATAAGCATGGAGATGAAGCAGCTTCTCTGCTgctcttttgctttttatttcttaatataATAGCTTCTAGAAAATGGCTGTACTATTTCATGTGCATGGGTAAGGAaagtattttataattttaggcCATTTTGGTAACGTGCTTCAGGgggaaaaacaaaagcaattaAGTTGGTACCACCTGAAACCtttttttgtttatcaaaatgTCATTGTTATGTTACACAGTTACAGTTTCAGTGATGAATTTATTAATGAGATCTTAAATTTGGACTATAATTCTGATAAATGACCATCGGTTGGAAATCATTTTTCTTCTGTTAGAGTTGTTGTAATTTTTCCAGAagctttttttgtttaattgaaACACAATGTTATTACCATAGAAGAGAAAAGTACTAAAGATGATAAAGCATCCTCATAAAATGCAGAAATCAAATAGACCACGCAGCAATGCATGGCAATCCCTTTTTATGTCAGATAAAAGAACACCATTAAAATAAACCATGAGCTGAGCACTAGCAGGATGTCAAAGACACCCTAAAAGCTTGCATATCTACCTGTTGTAATAATCTTTTTATGCCTTCATTAATATAAGGTGTTCTGGCTTTGTCTAGTGGAACAAGGCCtagtttttatattaatatcttGGTTGCGGGAATTTTATATTAttcgtttatttatttattaattatttgtggCTATCCCTATCAACCATTTTGCAGCTTATGTCTTGGCATAAGGAAATATATGTTTTATGCTACTGTTGCTTCTCTATCTCACAGCATATTGCCAGAATGTTTACTCAACTCTTCATTCATGCTTCTATAGGTATGTTGGCAAGCTAGTAGGTCGATACTATGATGGCCAAGGGAATCCAACCAAATATATGAAAGGAGTTGAAGCAAAGGCTGCCAGAGGTGCACAGCTTCTAGACAAGCAGAAGATTGAAGAAGCTAAATTACCTTCGTGCAATTCAAGATGGAGCCAAGATGAGGGTGGCGAGGTATCAAGTGCTGTCATTATTTTAGATGAATAACTGAGTTGCTTTTATTAACTGACATTTCGGCCCCCAAAACCAATTGCATTCATATAGGGGGTGAGCCATGGttacttgatttcttttttatttgttcagTTTTTCAACCAAACACCATTCTTCAGCAAATCAAAATAGTTTATTGCTGctccaaaaggaaaaataaatgagAGAATCTAGTGAAAATTGCAAGGTGAATTCTATGGTGTCTATAACTTAGTGTCTAACTTTTgcctaacttattttttatggcaaattttgaatatttaataattatttatttctatacttttaaaattaaatattgatttttaaccttttttgaTAAGTTAGACAAACACTTTTAGGCACCATAGCAATCACCAAATTGCAATAATCTTAATTAAGTAGGTTGAAAAAATTGTGCTTAAATGACATGTATTCTTCTATGTGACGAGAAGTAGAATTAAATCTAAACAGAGAGCACATGAGGCGGTCAAGAGAGATAAGTGTGAATGGTGTCTTTACAGACCTGATAGTGTTCAATAGTTTATGGGTTTATAAATAACTCTTGATGTAGTCCTACACCAATAGGAAATTCTTCTACCACACTATCTTGAGTCTTCTCATTAGTTGTAAGTTGTAACCCCATTTTCCGCGTCTTTAATTGCATCATTGTACTAGAGTGCAGTTGATTGTTATATTATGCTTCTTTTATtatcataataaataaacaaggcTTTGTGAAGGTGAAAAAAAAAGGCtattttgttcttgtttgaCTCGACTGCAGTGTGCACTTCTTTTTTAAGAATTGAAGCTTTCAATATACAACTTATCATGTACCGGTGACTATGAAAAGGAAGCACTTACCACCTGCTCTTTGGTTCTATGAAATATTTCGTACAACACAACTTTTTTCTGTGTGAACTTTTTTTTCTGGTGGAAACATCTAATTATGACATGGCTCTTGATATCATAATTGAATGGTATGAAACAGCAGGTTTATATGTATGATTGAAAAAGGATAGCTGTTCTAACTGGGATTAAGCTTCTATAAATTTGTTTTGCTTCACAATGGATTGGGACAAAAATAGATTTGTTGCCAGTGAAATCATCGACATATTTTTCTAGTTAAACTATCCATTGCTAACATAGATTGTTTAGAAGTTATGACACAAGTTTCCTCTTTTGGTCAGGTATGGTGTGACGTTGGCCACCCTAGGATGGTCCAGAGGCCACTAGAAATCGCTTTGACCGGAAAGATGAGTAAGCGCTGTGCTTGCTTTGAAGAATCTCAGTTGAACCAACCGGGTTTGGAGGTATATGAAGGATGTGATTACCATGCCAATAGGTGCAAAGTTTAAAGAAGAATCTATTGCCAATAGACGAATACTTTGGACATATTTGTGCTTGAATATCATCGTTAAAATCTTAATTTACTGTAGTGTTGATTGATAGTCAAGTTTAGAAGAGTTCAATTTAATCCAACAGGTATAGAACATATGCATCACACAAAGTATATATTTTgtcttttaagttttcaaaaaattctaaacATACCTCTATAATGTTTAGTTTATTGtaattttatccttaaaatATTTCATTAGTTCTAAATTTATCCCTAccatcaaaatcaattaaatggtTAACAATccaatttattttcaactttttcattctcctctttttttttcttagttgTAGGAAAATAGTATGTGAAATCGTGGTTGATTAATCAAATTGACAAGAATGCAATTGATAAGTTTACTATGATCATGTGTTGCAACGTGCAATTATTAAT from Arachis duranensis cultivar V14167 chromosome 4, aradu.V14167.gnm2.J7QH, whole genome shotgun sequence encodes:
- the LOC107482443 gene encoding membrane-associated progesterone-binding protein 4, whose translation is MNYFYKMSLKSIVTSPLSGIALLVLLAALLLTFSPKFYTPQRLFSAEELALFNGTDERLPILLGILGSVFDVTKGKSHYGAGGGYNHFAGRDASRAFVSGNFTGDGLTDSLRGLSSTEVKSVVEWRDFYFKTYKYVGKLVGRYYDGQGNPTKYMKGVEAKAARGAQLLDKQKIEEAKLPSCNSRWSQDEGGEVWCDVGHPRMVQRPLEIALTGKMSKRCACFEESQLNQPGLEVYEGCDYHANRCKV